From the genome of Balneolaceae bacterium:
AGAGGATGTTGATCAACTGGATGGATTGAGCGAAGACCGAATTGCAGCGGCACAAGAAGCCGCCGAAGAACGAGGGCATGACGGACAGTACCTGCTGTCAATCACAAACACAACTCGTGTACCCATTCTTAAAAGCCTTAATAACCGCGATCTCCGAGAACGGGTTTGGAAGGCATCGGCATTTCGTGGAATTGGCGAGGATGGCGGTGTAGATAATCGTCCGCTGGTTCTGGAACTTGTTGAGCTTCGGGCTGAACGAGCGGAACTGCTTGGATATGAAAATCATGCATCCTACCGTCACGATCCGCAAACAGCCGAAAACCCGGAAAATGTATTGGATATGCTGACCGACCTGATTCCCGATGTGATTGCAAATACCGAGCAGGAAGCTGCCAAAATCACCGAAATGATGCGGGAAGACGGTGTTGAAGGAGAACTGCAGCCGTGGGATTGGAACTATTATGCTGAGAAGGTACGCCAGGCAGAGTATGATATAGACGAAGCAGAAGTACGTCCCTATTTTGAGCTGGACCGTGTACTAAAAGAGGGTGTGTTTTTTACCATGAACAAGTTATTTGGTATCACCTTTGAAGAGCGATTTGACCTGCCGGTGTATCACGAAGATGTGCGGGTATTTGATGTGTTTAATGAGGATGGTTCTCAGCTTGGGCTGTTTTATGCCGATTACTTTACCCGCGATTCCAAACGGGGCGGTGCCTGGATGAACAGCTTTGTATCTCAATCGCATTTGTTGGATAAGCAACCGGTGATTGTTAACGTGATGAATATTCCTCCGCCTGCTGAGGGAGAGCCTGCACTTATCAGCTTTGATAATGTAACCACCATGTTCCATGAGATGGGTCACGCCGTTCACGGGCTTTTTTCTGATGTGAAATATCCTTCGCAGAGCGGAACATCCGTGCCAAGAGATTTTGTAGAGTTTCCATCAACCTTTGAGGAAGATTGGGCAATTTTGCAGGATGTTCTTGAAAATTACGCAGTGCATCACGAAACAGGTGAACAAATTCCATCAGAACTGCTGGACAAAGTGATTGCAGCCCGAAACTTCAACCAGGGCTTTGATACACAGGAATATCTGTCGGCAACCATGGTAGATCTGGAATGGCACCTGCTGGACACCAACGAAATACCGAATGATGTAGTTGATTTCGAAGACCAGGCACTGGCCAAATACAATCTCGATATGAATGCCGTTCCACCCCGGTATAAATCACCATATTTTGCGCATATTTTTGCAGGCGGATATTCAGCTAACTACTATGCATATATCTGGAGTGAAATTCTTGCAGCAGATGCATTTGCTTTTATGAGAGAAAACGGAGGACTGACCCGCGAAAATGGCGATCGATTCCGTGAATATATTCTCTCCAAAGGCGGCAGCCGTGATGCGATGGAACTCT
Proteins encoded in this window:
- a CDS encoding M3 family metallopeptidase, producing MNKLLISVAVVACLFMFTACSEEESMTENPLLTPSTLPFEAPDFDAISVEHYRPAFAEGMERELAEMDSIASNPEPPTFENTIVEMEKSGQLLNRVSSVFYNLTSAHTNDQIQEIQSEMAPKLASHSDNIYLNADLFERVQTLYEQRNELDLDEASLKLLEDTYRDFVRAGALLTDEEQQRMREINERTSSLTTEFQDNLLKMTQERAVLVEDVDQLDGLSEDRIAAAQEAAEERGHDGQYLLSITNTTRVPILKSLNNRDLRERVWKASAFRGIGEDGGVDNRPLVLELVELRAERAELLGYENHASYRHDPQTAENPENVLDMLTDLIPDVIANTEQEAAKITEMMREDGVEGELQPWDWNYYAEKVRQAEYDIDEAEVRPYFELDRVLKEGVFFTMNKLFGITFEERFDLPVYHEDVRVFDVFNEDGSQLGLFYADYFTRDSKRGGAWMNSFVSQSHLLDKQPVIVNVMNIPPPAEGEPALISFDNVTTMFHEMGHAVHGLFSDVKYPSQSGTSVPRDFVEFPSTFEEDWAILQDVLENYAVHHETGEQIPSELLDKVIAARNFNQGFDTQEYLSATMVDLEWHLLDTNEIPNDVVDFEDQALAKYNLDMNAVPPRYKSPYFAHIFAGGYSANYYAYIWSEILAADAFAFMRENGGLTRENGDRFREYILSKGGSRDAMELYEAYRNGEPDVVHLLRRRGLTAEN